Proteins encoded in a region of the Nocardia asteroides genome:
- a CDS encoding Hsp70 family protein, with protein sequence MVLVLGVSAGAGGAHAMLTHSDQPHLPPIDRCEVPRRAGGGVEEPVFQAIRRMNGAADRRDELISGTAVTCRCPLHADAIRAGVGGRGVTIVDEPLAQLRYLRFTGRLPDSGSVILYDLGSSGLTITHADCRTDTILSSKRSTVLGGDGYDALLRWRLARDGVLADTQAIRRHREELSEARVVTAIDNDTGERAVVTRSDLAELCAAGIHHSASFVRQIIDETGVRPEALVLLGGCTRNPDIRAELTELIDLPVIYDPEPDFVSARGALLLAAERRGGDVRMARMRAGATLVPVTVDRRKLFAAAAVTVALGATIAGLLATEKDAPPPEGDRVSTPAQIVAPTPGPFG encoded by the coding sequence ATGGTGCTGGTCTTGGGGGTATCGGCGGGCGCTGGCGGCGCCCACGCGATGCTGACACACTCCGATCAGCCACACCTACCCCCGATCGATCGCTGCGAAGTGCCGCGACGAGCCGGCGGTGGTGTCGAGGAACCGGTCTTCCAGGCGATCCGCCGGATGAACGGCGCCGCCGACCGGCGCGACGAGCTGATCTCGGGAACGGCGGTGACCTGCCGCTGTCCGCTGCACGCCGACGCCATCCGCGCCGGCGTGGGCGGACGCGGCGTGACCATCGTCGACGAACCGCTCGCCCAGCTGCGCTATCTGCGCTTCACCGGCCGGCTTCCGGACAGCGGCTCGGTGATCCTCTACGACCTCGGCAGCTCGGGGCTGACCATCACCCATGCCGATTGCCGCACCGACACGATCCTGTCCAGCAAGCGCAGCACAGTACTCGGTGGCGACGGCTACGACGCGTTGTTGCGATGGCGGCTGGCCCGCGACGGCGTACTGGCCGACACGCAGGCCATTCGGCGGCACCGGGAAGAACTGAGCGAGGCCAGGGTGGTCACCGCGATCGACAACGACACCGGAGAACGGGCCGTCGTCACCCGAAGCGACCTGGCCGAGCTGTGCGCGGCGGGCATCCACCACTCCGCGTCGTTCGTGCGCCAGATCATCGACGAGACCGGCGTGCGACCGGAGGCTCTCGTGCTGCTCGGCGGCTGCACCCGAAACCCCGATATTCGCGCCGAACTCACCGAACTGATCGACCTGCCGGTCATCTACGACCCCGAACCCGACTTCGTCTCCGCGCGCGGCGCCTTGCTGCTGGCCGCCGAACGACGGGGCGGCGACGTCCGGATGGCGCGGATGCGAGCCGGAGCCACGCTGGTCCCGGTCACCGTCGACCGGCGCAAGCTCTTCGCGGCGGCCGCGGTCACCGTCGCGCTCGGAGCCACCATCGCAGGCCTGCTCGCCACGGAGAAGGACGCACCCCCGCCGGAAGGAGACAGGGTGTCCACGCCCGCGCAGATCGTCGCGCCCACACCGGGGCCCTTCGGCTGA
- a CDS encoding enoyl-CoA hydratase: MNASQSDSVGGDGRATGGREFETILLERKGRVGWITLNRPKALNALNAQVLDDVIAALDELEHDDEIGAIVITGSERAFAAGADIKEMQPKSYMDMFMDDFFARWDRLAQFRKPTIAAVAGYALGGGCELAMICDILIAADTAKFGQPEIKLGVIPGIGGSQRLTRAIGKAKAMDLVLTGRNMDAEEAERAGLVSRIVPAAQLLDTALEAAETIASMSLPVAMIAKEAVNRSFETTLAEGLRFERRVFHSLFAIEDQKEGMSAFVEKRPAKFTNR; the protein is encoded by the coding sequence ATGAACGCATCGCAGAGCGATTCCGTGGGGGGCGACGGCCGGGCGACGGGCGGGCGTGAGTTCGAGACGATTCTGCTGGAACGCAAGGGCCGGGTCGGCTGGATCACGCTGAACCGCCCGAAGGCGCTGAACGCACTGAACGCACAGGTCCTCGATGACGTCATCGCCGCGCTCGACGAGCTCGAGCACGACGACGAGATCGGGGCCATCGTGATCACCGGCTCGGAGCGGGCTTTCGCGGCGGGCGCCGACATCAAGGAGATGCAGCCCAAGTCGTACATGGACATGTTCATGGACGACTTCTTCGCCCGCTGGGATCGGCTGGCGCAGTTCCGCAAGCCCACCATCGCCGCCGTCGCGGGCTACGCGCTGGGTGGCGGCTGTGAGCTGGCCATGATCTGCGACATCCTGATCGCGGCCGACACCGCGAAGTTCGGGCAGCCGGAAATCAAACTGGGCGTCATCCCCGGCATCGGCGGCTCGCAGCGCCTGACCCGCGCGATCGGCAAGGCCAAGGCCATGGACCTGGTGCTCACCGGCCGCAACATGGATGCCGAGGAGGCCGAGCGGGCGGGGCTGGTCTCGCGCATCGTGCCCGCCGCGCAACTGCTCGACACCGCCCTGGAGGCCGCCGAGACCATCGCGTCGATGTCGCTGCCGGTCGCGATGATCGCCAAGGAGGCGGTGAACCGCTCGTTCGAGACGACCCTCGCCGAGGGCCTGCGATTCGAACGCCGGGTCTTCCACTCGCTGTTTGCGATCGAGGACCAGAAGGAAGGCATGAGCGCCTTCGTCGAGAAGCGTCCCGCGAAGTTCACCAACCGCTGA
- the mmsB gene encoding 3-hydroxyisobutyrate dehydrogenase — MSKRIGFLGLGHMGGPMAANLVRAGYEVLAFDPVPAAREQAERDGAIVVGSATEAAAADTVITMLPNGKLVLDVYAELLPVAAPGTLFVDCSTIDVADAKAAAERATAAGHRALDAPVSGGVAGAAAGTLTFMVGGAAEDFADALGVLEVMGGKVVHCGGSGVGQAAKICNNMLLGISMIALSESLVLGEKLGLSHQSFFDVVSTASGQSWALTSYCPVPGPVPASPANNDYQPGFATALMSKDLGLAANALRENNVDGQLGLLAAAIYDRFNQTDAGRDFSAIVTDIRNRSDQEGA; from the coding sequence ATGAGCAAGCGAATCGGTTTCCTCGGCCTCGGCCACATGGGCGGGCCGATGGCGGCCAACCTGGTGCGGGCGGGCTACGAGGTGCTCGCCTTCGACCCGGTGCCCGCGGCGCGGGAGCAGGCCGAGCGGGACGGCGCGATCGTGGTCGGCTCGGCCACCGAGGCCGCCGCCGCCGACACCGTGATCACCATGCTGCCCAACGGCAAACTCGTCCTCGACGTGTACGCCGAGCTGCTCCCGGTCGCCGCGCCGGGCACGCTGTTCGTCGACTGCTCCACCATCGACGTGGCCGATGCCAAGGCCGCGGCCGAACGCGCCACCGCCGCGGGCCACCGTGCGCTGGACGCCCCGGTTTCCGGCGGCGTGGCGGGCGCGGCGGCGGGCACGCTGACCTTCATGGTCGGCGGCGCCGCCGAGGACTTCGCCGACGCGCTCGGAGTGCTCGAGGTGATGGGCGGCAAGGTCGTGCACTGCGGCGGCTCCGGTGTCGGGCAGGCGGCGAAGATCTGCAACAACATGCTGCTCGGCATCTCGATGATCGCGCTGTCGGAGTCGCTGGTGCTGGGTGAGAAGCTGGGGCTGAGTCATCAGTCGTTCTTCGACGTGGTCTCCACCGCCTCCGGCCAGAGCTGGGCGCTGACCAGCTATTGCCCGGTACCCGGCCCGGTACCGGCCAGTCCCGCCAACAACGACTACCAGCCCGGTTTCGCAACGGCGCTGATGTCGAAAGACCTGGGTCTGGCCGCGAACGCACTGCGTGAGAACAACGTCGACGGGCAGCTCGGTCTGCTCGCCGCCGCGATCTACGACCGCTTCAACCAGACGGATGCCGGACGGGACTTCTCGGCTATCGTCACCGATATCCGTAACCGTTCCGACCAAGAGGGTGCATGA
- a CDS encoding enoyl-CoA hydratase/isomerase family protein: protein MSEPEILLEQRDGLGLITLNRPKAINALNHSMALAITDALRTWADDDAVRTVVVTGAGERGLCAGGDIVAIHADAKSGATTADSATGRFWRDEYVLNALIGRYPKPYVVIMDGIVMGGGVGLSGHGSHRIVTERSKIGMPEVGIGFVPDVGGTYLLARTPGEIGTHVALTTARMNAGDAIAAGFADYFVASDDLPALLETLRSESADIAIAKFATDAPESELVAGQGWIDACYRADSVEEIVARLQAHEAARAQAAAAEILAKSPVALKVTLRSLRSARTAPSLEAVLNEEYRVSIAALASHDLVEGIRAQVIDKDRDPRWSPATLEAVTDAQVDAYFAELGDRELGLVTREVS, encoded by the coding sequence ATGAGCGAACCAGAGATTTTGCTCGAACAGCGCGACGGGCTCGGCCTGATCACGCTGAACCGGCCCAAGGCCATCAACGCGCTGAATCATTCGATGGCCCTTGCCATCACCGACGCGCTGCGCACGTGGGCCGACGACGACGCGGTGCGCACCGTGGTCGTCACCGGCGCGGGTGAGCGCGGCCTGTGCGCGGGCGGCGACATCGTCGCCATTCACGCCGACGCGAAAAGCGGTGCCACCACCGCGGATTCGGCGACCGGACGGTTCTGGCGCGACGAGTACGTCCTCAACGCCCTGATCGGCCGCTACCCGAAGCCCTACGTGGTGATCATGGACGGCATCGTGATGGGCGGCGGCGTCGGGCTTTCCGGGCACGGCAGCCACCGCATCGTCACCGAGCGGTCGAAGATCGGCATGCCCGAGGTCGGCATCGGCTTCGTCCCGGACGTCGGCGGCACCTACCTGCTCGCCCGCACCCCGGGTGAGATCGGCACGCACGTGGCGCTGACCACCGCGCGCATGAACGCGGGGGACGCCATCGCGGCGGGCTTCGCGGACTACTTCGTCGCCTCCGATGATCTGCCCGCGCTGCTGGAGACGCTGCGCTCGGAGAGCGCCGACATCGCGATCGCCAAGTTCGCCACGGACGCACCGGAATCGGAGTTGGTGGCCGGGCAGGGCTGGATCGACGCCTGCTATCGCGCCGACTCCGTCGAGGAGATCGTGGCTCGGCTCCAGGCGCACGAAGCCGCGCGGGCACAGGCGGCGGCCGCCGAGATCCTGGCGAAATCGCCGGTCGCGTTGAAGGTCACGTTGCGCTCGCTACGATCGGCGCGCACCGCGCCGAGCCTGGAGGCGGTGCTGAACGAGGAGTACCGGGTGTCCATCGCGGCGCTGGCCTCGCACGATCTGGTCGAGGGCATCCGCGCCCAGGTCATCGACAAGGACCGCGACCCGCGGTGGTCGCCCGCGACCCTGGAGGCGGTCACGGACGCGCAGGTGGACGCATACTTCGCCGAGTTGGGCGATCGAGAGCTGGGTCTGGTGACCCGGGAGGTGTCGTGA
- a CDS encoding isobutyryl-CoA dehydrogenase: MFTLDDDEKAIRDTARGFADEFLAPNALEWDEQKHFPVDVLRKAGPLGLGGIYVREDVGGSGLRRLDAVRIFEQLATGCPAIAAYISIHNMATWMIDRYGDDDQRNRWLPRLTAMELLSSYALTEPGVGSDAAALSTRAVRDGDDYVFNGVKQFISGAGATDVYVVMARTGDAGARGISAFIVPADTPGVSVGANEKKMGWNAQPTRQVIFSDACIPAANRLGAEGDGFRIAMNGLNGGRLNIAACSVGGAQAALDKTVPYLAERNAFGKPLLRNQALQFELADMRTELEAARTLLWRAASALDADAPDKVELCAMAKRFATDAGFEVANKALQLHGGYGYLSEYGLEKIVRDLRVHQILEGTNEIMRVVVARALVGAA, from the coding sequence ATGTTCACACTCGACGATGACGAGAAGGCGATCCGCGACACCGCGCGCGGCTTCGCCGACGAATTCCTCGCCCCGAACGCGCTGGAATGGGACGAGCAGAAGCATTTCCCCGTGGACGTGCTGCGCAAGGCGGGCCCGCTCGGCCTCGGCGGCATCTACGTGCGCGAGGACGTGGGCGGTTCGGGGCTGCGCAGGCTCGACGCCGTGCGCATCTTCGAGCAACTGGCCACCGGCTGCCCGGCCATCGCCGCCTACATCTCCATCCACAACATGGCGACGTGGATGATCGACCGCTACGGCGACGACGACCAGCGCAACCGCTGGCTGCCGCGGCTGACCGCGATGGAACTGCTGTCCAGCTACGCGCTGACCGAGCCGGGTGTCGGCTCCGACGCGGCGGCATTGAGCACCAGGGCCGTCCGCGACGGCGACGACTACGTCTTCAACGGCGTCAAGCAGTTCATCTCCGGAGCCGGCGCCACCGATGTCTACGTCGTCATGGCGCGGACCGGTGACGCGGGGGCGCGCGGGATCTCGGCGTTCATCGTGCCCGCCGACACGCCCGGCGTCTCCGTGGGGGCCAACGAGAAGAAGATGGGCTGGAACGCGCAACCGACCCGTCAGGTGATCTTCTCCGACGCGTGCATCCCGGCGGCCAACCGGCTCGGCGCGGAGGGCGACGGTTTCCGCATCGCGATGAACGGCCTCAACGGCGGCAGGCTCAACATCGCCGCGTGCTCGGTCGGCGGCGCGCAGGCGGCGCTGGACAAGACGGTGCCCTACCTCGCCGAGCGCAACGCGTTCGGCAAACCGCTGCTGCGCAATCAGGCGCTGCAATTCGAACTCGCCGATATGCGAACGGAATTGGAGGCCGCCCGCACGCTGCTGTGGCGCGCCGCGTCGGCGCTGGACGCCGACGCGCCGGACAAGGTGGAGCTGTGCGCGATGGCGAAGCGCTTCGCCACCGACGCGGGTTTCGAGGTGGCCAACAAGGCCCTGCAACTGCACGGCGGCTACGGCTACCTGTCGGAGTACGGCTTGGAGAAGATCGTCCGGGATCTGCGCGTGCACCAGATCCTCGAGGGCACCAACGAAATCATGCGGGTAGTTGTCGCCCGCGCACTGGTAGGAGCGGCATGA
- a CDS encoding CoA-acylating methylmalonate-semialdehyde dehydrogenase: MVRELTHFIGGQHVPGKSGNFGDVFDPNLGQVQARVPLASKSEVEAVIANAEAAQPVWAAFNPQKRARVLMKFLTLVQYEMDSLAALLSSEHGKTIPDAKGDIQRGLEVIEFATGIPHLLKGEYTEGAGTGIDVYSMRQPLGVVAGITPFNFPAMIPLWKAGPALATGNAFVLKPSERDPSVPLRLAELFLEAGLPAGVFNVVNGDKEAVDTLLHDPRVKAVGFVGSTPIAQYIYETATANGKRAQCFGGAKNHAIVMPDADLDDVADQLIGAGYGSAGERCMAISVAVPVGEETADRLVAKLTERVHKLNVGRSDDPGADYGPLVGQDGVNRVNNYVQIGIDEGAELVVDGRGLVVEGAEDGYFVGATLFDKVTPQMRIYREEIFGPVLSVVRAKDYEEGLRLANEHEYGNGVAIFTRDGDTARDFAARVQVGMVGINVPIPVPIAYYTFGGWKRSGFGDLNQHGPDSIRFYTKTKTVTQRWPSGLKESNAFVIPTMD; the protein is encoded by the coding sequence ATGGTTCGCGAACTCACCCATTTCATCGGCGGACAGCATGTGCCGGGCAAGTCCGGCAACTTCGGCGACGTCTTCGATCCCAACCTCGGTCAGGTGCAGGCGCGGGTGCCGCTGGCGAGCAAATCCGAGGTCGAGGCGGTGATCGCGAACGCCGAGGCGGCGCAGCCGGTGTGGGCCGCGTTCAACCCGCAGAAGCGGGCGCGCGTACTGATGAAGTTCCTGACCCTGGTGCAGTACGAGATGGATTCGCTGGCCGCCCTGCTGTCCTCCGAGCACGGCAAGACCATCCCCGACGCGAAGGGTGACATCCAGCGCGGCCTGGAGGTCATCGAATTCGCCACCGGCATCCCGCACCTGCTCAAGGGCGAGTACACCGAGGGCGCGGGCACCGGCATCGACGTGTACTCGATGCGCCAGCCGCTCGGCGTGGTCGCGGGCATCACCCCGTTCAACTTTCCGGCCATGATCCCGCTGTGGAAGGCCGGTCCCGCGCTGGCCACCGGCAACGCGTTCGTGCTCAAGCCCTCCGAGCGCGACCCCTCGGTGCCGCTGCGGCTGGCCGAGCTGTTCCTCGAGGCGGGTCTGCCCGCCGGTGTGTTCAACGTGGTCAACGGCGACAAGGAAGCCGTCGACACACTGCTGCACGATCCGCGCGTCAAGGCCGTCGGCTTCGTCGGTTCGACGCCCATCGCGCAGTACATCTACGAGACCGCGACCGCCAACGGCAAGCGCGCCCAGTGCTTCGGCGGCGCGAAGAACCACGCGATCGTCATGCCGGACGCCGACCTCGACGACGTCGCCGACCAGCTGATCGGCGCGGGCTACGGTTCGGCGGGCGAGCGCTGCATGGCGATCTCGGTGGCCGTCCCGGTCGGCGAGGAGACCGCCGACCGCCTGGTGGCGAAGCTGACCGAGCGGGTGCACAAGCTCAACGTCGGCCGTTCCGACGACCCCGGCGCCGACTACGGGCCGCTGGTCGGCCAGGACGGCGTGAACCGGGTGAACAACTACGTCCAGATCGGCATCGATGAGGGGGCCGAGCTGGTGGTGGACGGCCGCGGCCTGGTCGTGGAAGGCGCAGAGGACGGCTACTTCGTCGGCGCGACGCTGTTCGACAAGGTGACGCCGCAGATGCGGATCTATCGCGAGGAGATCTTCGGCCCGGTGCTCAGCGTGGTGCGCGCCAAGGACTACGAAGAGGGTTTGCGGCTGGCCAACGAGCACGAGTACGGCAACGGCGTCGCGATCTTCACCCGCGACGGCGACACCGCCCGCGACTTCGCCGCGCGCGTGCAGGTCGGCATGGTCGGCATCAACGTGCCGATCCCGGTGCCGATCGCCTACTACACCTTCGGCGGCTGGAAGCGTTCCGGCTTCGGCGACCTGAACCAGCACGGCCCGGATTCCATCCGCTTCTACACCAAGACCAAGACGGTGACGCAGCGCTGGCCTTCCGGCCTGAAGGAGAGCAACGCCTTCGTCATCCCGACGATGGACTGA
- a CDS encoding DUF2157 domain-containing protein, which produces MASDDRTRTAVGRLVAEGVLTRDQADAVVAALAAEQAAAAARGKVLAEIAAYVGAGLLFGGIFLVAASSWDDLGRPVRVGVLAVVAAGLLLGGVLLTGLSSSRASANSARARLAAVLFALGAVALAGSVGTALEGGQSDAAWVFACAAGAVIAVLGYLALPSVVGLLVCACFVPAAVAGVLTELIGLDDIWGSAAVLLLGAAWFALTRMGAVVDIRVGYLVAIVTSVAAAQSLEIDGRTSAYWTTALVALVCFALYATQRTAVLVLGGGAAIALAAGQAVSDWTDDSLGAAAVVVAIGAITLASGAFRLARPRRAQGDDPAVPLSKA; this is translated from the coding sequence ATGGCGAGCGACGACAGGACGAGGACCGCGGTAGGGCGGCTGGTCGCCGAGGGCGTGCTGACTCGGGACCAGGCCGATGCCGTGGTCGCGGCGCTCGCCGCCGAGCAGGCGGCGGCGGCCGCGCGCGGAAAGGTGCTCGCCGAGATCGCGGCCTACGTCGGCGCCGGCCTGTTGTTCGGAGGGATCTTCCTGGTGGCGGCCTCGTCCTGGGATGATCTCGGGCGGCCGGTCCGGGTGGGCGTGCTCGCCGTCGTGGCGGCGGGCCTGCTCCTGGGAGGCGTTCTGCTCACGGGGTTGTCGTCCAGCCGCGCGAGCGCGAACAGTGCGCGCGCCAGGCTGGCGGCCGTGCTCTTCGCGCTGGGCGCCGTCGCGCTCGCCGGGTCTGTCGGCACGGCGCTCGAGGGTGGACAATCCGACGCCGCCTGGGTTTTCGCGTGCGCGGCGGGAGCGGTGATCGCGGTACTCGGTTACCTCGCGCTGCCCTCGGTCGTGGGACTGCTCGTTTGCGCCTGCTTCGTGCCCGCGGCCGTCGCGGGGGTCCTGACCGAGCTGATCGGTCTCGATGACATCTGGGGCAGCGCGGCGGTGTTGTTGCTCGGTGCCGCGTGGTTCGCGTTGACGCGGATGGGCGCCGTGGTCGACATCCGGGTCGGATACCTGGTCGCGATCGTCACTTCGGTCGCCGCCGCGCAGAGTCTCGAGATCGATGGCCGGACCTCGGCCTACTGGACGACAGCGCTGGTGGCGCTGGTCTGCTTCGCGCTGTACGCGACCCAGCGGACGGCGGTGCTGGTTCTCGGGGGCGGTGCGGCCATCGCGCTGGCGGCAGGTCAGGCGGTCTCGGATTGGACCGACGACTCGCTCGGCGCGGCGGCGGTGGTCGTCGCGATCGGCGCGATCACGCTCGCTTCGGGCGCGTTCCGCCTCGCACGACCGCGGCGGGCACAGGGCGACGATCCGGCTGTTCCGCTATCGAAGGCATAG
- a CDS encoding cobalamin-dependent protein (Presence of a B(12) (cobalamin)-binding domain implies dependence on cobalamin itself, in one of its several forms, or in some unusual lineages, dependence on a cobalamin-like analog.): MADSSALYAPTHPVRFVTSAALFDGHDAAINIMRRILQSQGAEVIHLGHNRSVTEVVDAVLTEDVQGVAVSSYQGGHIEYFEYLADALRKAGAGHVRIFGGGGGVIVAEEIARLAGSGVTIFSPEDGQRLGLPGMINQLIRACDIDLAAEPPVADAVLAGERAALARAITCLQANTLPETARQKLADAAAARTVPVLGITGTGGSGKSSLTDELVRRLRSDQQDKPRVAILAVDPTRRRGGGALLGDRIRMNVLDGDHVFFRSLATRGGRELPDNIDLILTACKAAGYDLVILETPGIGQGDAAVTDHVDVSMYVMTPEFGAASQLEKIDMLDYADVVAINKFERRGAADALRDVARQLIRNREEFHAAPEDMPVFGTSAATFNDDGVTALYQHLTGLLADHGLRLEPGALPRVDTRTSTRFAQLIPPARVRYLAEIAETVRGYHAETAAQVVAAGRLQRLEQVAAELPGDTAVAELADRARADLTPANAALLAEWPALAESYRGDEQVVRVRDREIHTPLRRETLSGNSIPRVALPRYTDHRELLRFLRAENLPGRFPFTAGVFAFKRDNEDPARMFAGEGDPFRTNRRFKVLSEHSDAKRLSTAFDSVTLYGHDPAERPDIYGKVGTSGVSIASLDDMKVLYDGFDLAAPTTSVSMTINGPAPTILAYFLNTAIDQALDRFTAEQGRPPTDAEASELRARTLATVRGTVQADILKEDQGQNTCIFSTEFSLRMMADIQEWFVRNGVRNFYSVSISGYHIAEAGANPISQLAFTLANGFTYVEAYLARGMHIDDFAPNLSFFFSNGMDPEYSVIGRVARRIWAVAMRDRYGANERSQKLKYHIQTSGRSLHAQEMNFNDIRTTLQALIAIYDNCNSLHTNAYDEAVTTPTEDSVRRALAIQLIINREWGVAMNENPLQGSFLVDELTDLVEEAVLAEFDRISERGGVLGAMETGYQRGKIQDESMRYEQRKHDGSLPIIGVNTFRNSHDEPQRVLELARGTEAEKQSQLRRVREFQQRNRDAAHAALARLEAVARTDDNIFEVLMDAARVCTLQQITDTFFTVGGQYRRNV; the protein is encoded by the coding sequence GTGGCCGACAGCAGCGCGCTCTACGCACCCACTCATCCCGTTCGCTTCGTCACCTCGGCGGCCCTGTTCGACGGGCACGACGCGGCGATCAACATCATGCGCCGCATCCTGCAGAGCCAGGGCGCCGAAGTGATCCACCTGGGCCACAACCGCTCGGTCACCGAGGTCGTCGACGCCGTGCTCACCGAGGACGTCCAGGGTGTCGCGGTCAGCTCCTATCAGGGCGGCCACATCGAGTACTTCGAATACCTGGCGGACGCCTTACGGAAGGCCGGAGCCGGGCACGTGCGGATCTTCGGCGGCGGCGGTGGCGTGATCGTCGCGGAGGAGATCGCGCGACTGGCCGGATCCGGCGTGACCATCTTCTCCCCCGAGGACGGACAGCGACTCGGCCTGCCGGGCATGATCAACCAACTGATCCGCGCCTGCGATATCGACCTCGCGGCCGAGCCGCCGGTGGCGGACGCGGTGCTCGCCGGCGAGCGCGCCGCCTTGGCTCGCGCCATCACCTGCCTGCAAGCGAACACCCTGCCGGAGACCGCCCGGCAGAAGCTGGCCGACGCCGCGGCGGCGCGGACCGTGCCGGTGCTCGGCATCACCGGTACGGGCGGGTCCGGAAAGTCGTCGCTCACCGACGAATTGGTCCGCAGGCTGCGTTCCGACCAGCAGGACAAGCCGCGGGTCGCGATCCTCGCGGTGGACCCGACCCGCCGCCGCGGGGGCGGCGCGCTGCTCGGTGACCGCATCCGGATGAACGTCCTCGACGGCGACCACGTCTTCTTCCGCTCGCTGGCCACCCGCGGTGGACGGGAGCTGCCCGACAACATCGACCTCATCCTGACCGCCTGCAAGGCCGCCGGATACGACCTGGTGATCCTGGAGACACCCGGCATCGGCCAGGGCGACGCCGCGGTGACCGACCACGTCGACGTGTCGATGTACGTGATGACGCCCGAGTTCGGCGCCGCCTCCCAGCTGGAGAAGATCGACATGCTGGACTACGCGGACGTCGTGGCGATCAACAAGTTCGAGCGCCGCGGCGCCGCGGACGCGCTGCGCGACGTGGCCCGGCAGCTGATCCGCAACCGGGAGGAGTTCCACGCCGCCCCGGAGGACATGCCGGTCTTCGGCACCAGCGCGGCGACGTTCAACGACGACGGGGTGACGGCGCTCTACCAGCACCTGACCGGGTTGCTCGCCGACCACGGCCTGCGACTGGAGCCCGGCGCGCTGCCCCGTGTGGATACCCGCACGTCCACGCGCTTCGCCCAGCTCATCCCGCCCGCGCGGGTGCGCTACCTGGCCGAGATCGCCGAGACGGTGCGCGGCTACCACGCCGAGACCGCCGCCCAAGTCGTCGCCGCGGGGCGGCTGCAACGCCTGGAGCAAGTGGCAGCCGAGCTACCCGGCGACACCGCCGTCGCCGAACTGGCCGACCGCGCCCGCGCCGACCTGACCCCCGCGAACGCCGCGCTGCTGGCCGAGTGGCCCGCGCTCGCCGAGTCCTATCGCGGCGACGAGCAGGTAGTACGGGTGCGCGACCGGGAGATCCACACTCCGCTGCGCCGGGAGACGCTGTCCGGCAACTCGATTCCGCGCGTCGCCCTGCCCCGTTACACCGATCACCGTGAACTGCTTCGCTTCCTGCGCGCCGAGAACCTACCCGGGCGATTCCCGTTCACGGCGGGCGTGTTCGCGTTCAAACGCGACAACGAGGACCCGGCGCGGATGTTCGCTGGCGAAGGCGATCCGTTCCGCACCAACCGCCGGTTCAAGGTGCTCAGCGAGCATTCCGACGCGAAAAGGCTGTCCACCGCGTTCGATTCGGTGACGCTCTACGGGCACGATCCGGCCGAGCGTCCCGACATCTACGGAAAGGTCGGCACGTCCGGGGTGTCGATCGCCTCGCTCGACGACATGAAGGTGCTCTACGACGGTTTCGATCTCGCCGCGCCCACCACGTCGGTGTCGATGACCATCAACGGCCCCGCGCCGACCATCCTGGCCTACTTCCTCAACACCGCCATCGATCAGGCGCTGGACCGCTTCACGGCGGAGCAGGGGCGGCCGCCCACCGACGCCGAGGCATCCGAGTTGCGCGCCCGGACGCTGGCCACGGTGCGCGGCACGGTGCAGGCCGACATCCTCAAGGAGGATCAGGGCCAGAACACCTGCATCTTCTCCACCGAATTCAGTCTGCGCATGATGGCCGACATCCAGGAATGGTTCGTGCGCAACGGCGTCCGCAATTTCTACTCGGTGTCGATCTCCGGCTACCACATCGCCGAGGCGGGCGCGAACCCGATCAGCCAGCTGGCCTTCACCCTGGCCAATGGATTCACCTACGTGGAGGCGTATCTCGCGCGCGGCATGCACATCGACGACTTCGCGCCGAACCTGTCGTTCTTCTTCTCCAACGGAATGGACCCGGAGTACTCGGTGATCGGCCGGGTGGCCCGCCGTATCTGGGCGGTCGCCATGCGCGACCGCTACGGCGCCAACGAACGGTCGCAGAAGCTGAAGTACCACATCCAGACCTCCGGCCGGTCGCTGCACGCCCAAGAGATGAACTTCAACGACATCCGCACCACGCTGCAAGCTCTGATCGCGATCTACGACAACTGCAACAGCCTGCACACCAACGCCTACGACGAAGCGGTCACCACCCCGACCGAGGATTCGGTGCGCCGCGCGCTGGCCATCCAGCTCATCATCAACCGGGAGTGGGGGGTGGCGATGAACGAGAATCCGCTCCAGGGCAGCTTCCTGGTCGACGAGCTCACCGATCTGGTCGAAGAGGCCGTGCTGGCCGAGTTCGACCGGATCAGCGAACGCGGCGGCGTGCTCGGCGCGATGGAGACCGGCTACCAGCGCGGCAAGATCCAGGACGAATCGATGCGCTACGAGCAGCGCAAACACGACGGTTCGCTGCCGATCATCGGGGTGAACACCTTCCGCAACTCCCACGACGAGCCCCAGCGGGTGCTGGAGCTGGCGCGTGGCACCGAAGCGGAGAAACAGTCCCAATTGCGGCGGGTCCGCGAGTTCCAGCAGCGCAACCGCGATGCCGCCCATGCCGCCCTGGCCCGGCTCGAAGCGGTCGCCCGCACCGACGACAACATCTTCGAGGTCCTGATGGACGCCGCCCGCGTGTGCACGCTGCAGCAGATCACCGACACGTTCTTCACCGTCGGCGGTCAGTACCGCCGCAATGTGTGA